A window from Cryptomeria japonica chromosome 1, Sugi_1.0, whole genome shotgun sequence encodes these proteins:
- the LOC131052253 gene encoding amino acid permease 8 translates to MTQREMPFLRESEIHTNHHSNDEHEHFPRTGTLWTATAHIITVVIGAGVLSLPWSVAQLGWIAGPAVMNGFALVTYYSSYLLADCYRFPDPVSGPHRNFTYREAVKAILGDRRAWVCGLIQYLGLCGTCIAYTVTASISMRAIRQSDCYHKNGHDYHCQYSAYPFLIIFGITQVILSQIPSFHKLSGLSIIAAIMSISYSTIGLGLGIAKVVENGKFYGNIGGISMPASQKVWKVLQAVGDIAFSYPFSVLLIEIENTLKPQPPENKTIKKSSIIAVATTHFFYLLCGCFGYAAFGDNAPGNILTGFGFYEPYWLIDFANICIVVHLLGAYQVFCQPLFAFVEDWFLNKWQNHRIFNYECGLSIPLVGLHNVKLFRLCWRTAFVISMTGIAILFPFFNQIIGLAAAAKFWPLVVYFPVSMHIAQNKVQHWTVEWILLQAFSFVCLLILMASTVASIEGLVKAR, encoded by the exons ATGACACAGCGTGAGATGCCTTTCCTTCGGGAAAGTGAAATCCATACAAACCATCATTCAAATGATGAACATGAACATTTTCCTCGCACAG GCACATTGTGGACTGCAACTGCACATATTATCACAGTAGTGATAGGGGCAGGGGTTTTATCATTGCCATGGAGTGTTGCACAGTTGGGATGGATTGCAGGGCCTGCAGTCATGAATGGTTTTGCTCTCGTAACATACTATTCTTCTTATTTGCTAGCAGATTGTTATAGGTTTCCTGATCCAGTCAGCGGACCACACAGGAATTTTACATACAGAGAGGCTGTGAAAGCAATTCTAG GTGACAGGAGAGCATGGGTATGTGGACTAATACAATATTTGGGCCTGTGTGGAACGTGTATTGCTTATACAGTAACTGCTTCAATTAGTATGAG AGCAATTAGGCAATCAGATTGCTATCATAAGAATGGACATGACTATCACTGTCAGTATTCAGCGTACCCCTTCCTGATAATTTTTGGAATAACACAAGTGATCTTATCTCAAATACCAAGCTTTCATAAACTTTCGGGCCTTTCAATAATTGCAGCCATAATGTCCATTTCATACTCGACAATAGGACTGGGTCTTGGCATTGCAAAAGTAGTTG AAAATGGGAAGTTTTATGGAAATATTGGCGGAATCAGCATGCCAGCGTCACAGAAAGTTTGGAAAGTCCTCCAAGCTGTTGGTGACATTGCATTTTCATATCCATTCTCTGTGCTTCTCATAGAAATTGAG AACACTTTAAAGCCACAGCCTCCAGAAAACAAAACTATAAAGAAATCATCCATTATTGCTGTAGCAACAACGCATTTCTTCTATTTGCTCTGTGGTTGCTTTGGGTATGCAGCCTTTGGGGACAATGCACCTGGAAACATCCTGACAGGTTTTGGTTTTTATGAGCCTTACTGGCTGATTGACTTTGCTAATATATGTATTGTGGTTCACCTGCTGGGGGCATACCAA GTATTTTGTCAGCCTCTGTTTGCTTTCGTTGAAGATTGGTTTTTGAATAAGTGGCAAAATCATAGAATCTTCAATTATGAATGTGGCCTATCCATTCCTCTGGTTGGATTACATAATGTTAAATTGTTCAGGTTGTGTTGGAGAACTGCATTTGTGATCTCAATGACTGGTATTGCCATTTTGTTTCCATTCTTCAATCAGATTATTGGACTTGCAGCTGCAGCTAAGTTTTGGCCATTGGTAGTTTACTTTCCAGTGAGTATGCACATTGCACAGAATAAAGTCCAACACTGGACAGTTGAGTGGATTCTTTTGCAAGCATTCAGTTTCGTTTGTCTTCTCATCTTAATGGCATCGACTGTAGCATCCATTGAAGGCCTTGTGAAAGCTCGATAG